CGGGCGCCCGTGTCGTTTGCGGTCCGGGCGAGCGCCCGCAACATCGGATTCCATCGCTGCGGGTGTAGCCAGGCCTGGGCCAGGCTCTAGACTGTGCGGCCCCGCGCTGTGGTGAGCCCCCATGTCTTCCCCGATGCCTGCCGCCACGTCTCCGCGCACCGGCGGCCTGGCCGTGCCGGCCGCGCTGCTGCTGGTCTATGTGGTGTGGGGGTCGACCTATCTGGGCATCCGCATCGCGCTCGAGCACGGCGTGCCGCCGTTGCTGGTGACCTCCGGGCTGCGGTTCGTCGTGGCCGGCGCGCTGCTGTTCGCGGTGCTGCGCCTGCGCGGGGTGGCCGCGCCGACGCGCGCGCAGTGGAAGAACCTGGCGATCATGGGCGCGCTGCTGCTGGGCATGGGCAATGCGCTGGTGGTGCTGGCCGAGACCACCGTGTCCTCCGGCCTGGCGGCGGTGGCGGTGGCCTCGGTGCCGGTGTGGATGGGCCTGTTCGGCCTGCTGCGCGGCCAGCGCGCCACGCGCATCGAATGGCTCGGCCTGGTGCTGGGCTTCGCCGGGGTGGTGTGGCTCAACGCCGGCGGCACGCTCACCGCCAGCCCGCAGGGACTGGTGTGCCTGCTGCTGGCGCCGATGGCCTGGGCGTTCGGTTCGGTGTGGTCGCGCGGGCGCGACCTGCCGTCGCCGTTCATGGCCGCCGCCGGGCAGATGCTGTGCGGCGGGGCGCTGATCATGCTGGCCGGCTGGCTGCGCGGCGAACGCCTGCACGCGGTGCCGCCCATGGAGGGCGTGCTGGCGGTGGTCTACCTGGCGCTGTTCGGCTCGGTCATCGCCTTCACCGCCTATGTCTGGCTGCTGCACCACGTGCGTCCGGCGCTGGCCGGCAGCTATGCCTACGTCAATCCGGTCATCGCCGTGGCGCTGGGCGCCTGGCTGGCCAACGAGCGCTTCACCGCGCACGACCTGGGCGCGATGGCGGTGATCCTGGCCGGCGTGGTGGTGATCACCCTGGCCAAGGTGCGCGGCAAGTGAGCGTGGTGGCGCCGGTGCTGGACCGGCGCGGCGTGGCCGCGACGGTCGGCGCGTTCGTGGTGTGGGGCCTGTTCCCGCTGTACTGGCGGCTACTGCAGCATGTGCCGTCGCTGCAGATCATCGCCCACCGCGTGGTCTGGAGCGCGGTGCTGGTGGTCGGGTGGCTGTGCCTGCGCGAGCGCGGCGCCTGGCTGCGGCGCATCGCCGTCCAGCCGCGCGCAAGGGTCACGCTGGCGCTGACCTCGGTCCTGATCAGCTGCAACTGGGGGCTGTACATCTGGTCGGTCAACAACGGTCATGTGGTCGAGGCCAGCCTGGGCTATTTCATCAATCCGCTGGTCAACGTGCTGCTGGGCGTGGTGGTACTGCGCGAGCGGCTGACGCGGCCGCAGTGGATCGCGGTGGCGGTCGCGGCCGCCGGCGTGGCCTGGCTGACCTGGCAGGCCGGGCGCGCGCCATGGATCGCGCTGGGCCTGGCCTTGAGCTTCGGCGCCTATGGCCTGCTGCGCAAGCTGGTGCAGGTCGATGCGGTGTCGGGGCTGGGCATGGAGAGCGTGTACCTGTTCGCGCCCGCCCTGGCGCTGGTGGCCTGGGGCGAGGCCGGGCATGGCGGCGCCTTCGTGCATGGCTGGAGCCTGGGCACCGACGTGCTGCTGGTGCTGGCCGGGGCGGTCACCGCGGTGCCGCTGCTGGGCTTCGCCTACGGCGTGCGGCGTATCCCGCTGTCGCTGGTCGGGCTGCTGCAGTACATCGCGCCGACGCTGCAGCTGCTGCTGGGCGTGGTGGTGTTCGGCGAGCCGTTCGGGCCCGAACGCGCGCTCGGCTTCGTCCTGATCTGGGCGGCGCTGGCGATCTTTGTCGGCGACAGCCTGTGGCGCGGGCGCCGGCGCGGCTGATGGCCTCACGACCCCGTCAGCCCGCACGCGCGACCATGGCCGCCATGAAGGACGACGTGGCCGCCCCGCTGAAGATCGCCGACGTGCAGCGCGCGGTCCTGGATGCCGCCGCCCGCGCCGAGCCTGCGCAGGCGGCGCTGGCGCTGGTGGTGGACACCGATGGCTCGACCTATGTGCGCGCCGGCGCGATGGCGTTGTTCGATACCGACGGCGGCCAGGTCGGCTGGCTCAGCGGCGGCTGCCTGGAGCCGGAGATCCAGCTGCGCGCGCTGGCGGCGATCGAGCGCGGCGCCGCCGACT
The window above is part of the Pseudoxanthomonas sp. X-1 genome. Proteins encoded here:
- the rarD gene encoding EamA family transporter RarD, which gives rise to MSVVAPVLDRRGVAATVGAFVVWGLFPLYWRLLQHVPSLQIIAHRVVWSAVLVVGWLCLRERGAWLRRIAVQPRARVTLALTSVLISCNWGLYIWSVNNGHVVEASLGYFINPLVNVLLGVVVLRERLTRPQWIAVAVAAAGVAWLTWQAGRAPWIALGLALSFGAYGLLRKLVQVDAVSGLGMESVYLFAPALALVAWGEAGHGGAFVHGWSLGTDVLLVLAGAVTAVPLLGFAYGVRRIPLSLVGLLQYIAPTLQLLLGVVVFGEPFGPERALGFVLIWAALAIFVGDSLWRGRRRG
- the yedA gene encoding drug/metabolite exporter YedA, with amino-acid sequence MSSPMPAATSPRTGGLAVPAALLLVYVVWGSTYLGIRIALEHGVPPLLVTSGLRFVVAGALLFAVLRLRGVAAPTRAQWKNLAIMGALLLGMGNALVVLAETTVSSGLAAVAVASVPVWMGLFGLLRGQRATRIEWLGLVLGFAGVVWLNAGGTLTASPQGLVCLLLAPMAWAFGSVWSRGRDLPSPFMAAAGQMLCGGALIMLAGWLRGERLHAVPPMEGVLAVVYLALFGSVIAFTAYVWLLHHVRPALAGSYAYVNPVIAVALGAWLANERFTAHDLGAMAVILAGVVVITLAKVRGK